From Leptidea sinapis chromosome 3, ilLepSina1.1, whole genome shotgun sequence, a single genomic window includes:
- the LOC126979593 gene encoding ATP-dependent RNA helicase DDX42 isoform X2, whose product MSYNSGGSSGKGLGFAGFTMPKRNPSNISLHAVPPPTAMNAVPPPNSGLSKQGYSTMNAITQNAVTGFTLGKKRAKTEDEYFDDDDEPPTPALAYIPAPGSPTYNMMNSRNEEEEEDPLDAYMAGLEQQAAKDLKTSKENEASGKEDSGRGTRGDIDEMDDEESYYKYMEDNPLTAADDGSDVEIEYDEDGNPLPPPKKKFIDPLPPIDHSEIEYEPFEKNFYTPHEEIEKLTHVQVEELKKNLGVKITGPEPPKPVSSFAHLCFDEQLMKAIRRSEYTQPTPVQAAGIPAALSGRDIIGIARTGSGKTAAFIWPLLIHIMDQKEISPGDGPIGLILAPTRELAQQIYMETKRFGKVYNIRCVCCYGGGSKWEQTKALEGGAEIIVGTPGRVIDLIKCKATNLKRVTYLVLDEADRMFDMGFEPQVRSICNHVRPDRQALLFSATFPRRVEKLARDALHDPVRVQHGAAGEASQLVTQHVRIFNKPEEKWSWLLQNLVEFLSAGSVLIFVTKKLEAEQTAANLGVQQYDALLLHGDMDQADRNQVITSFKRQEHNILVATDVAARGLDIPHIRTVINYTLARDIDTHTHRIGRTGRAGVPGDAHTLLSRDKDKEFAGHLVRNLEGAQQEVPEDLMHLAMQSSWFRKSRFKKSKGKNLNVGGCGLG is encoded by the exons ATGAGTTATAATTCGGGTGGGAGCAGCGGCAAAGGACTTGGATTCGCTGGGTTTACGATGCCAAAACGAAATCCTTCCAATATTTCTTTACATGCTGTACCACCTCCGACGGCTATGAACGCTGTACCACCTCCGAATTCAGGGTTGTCGAAGCAGGGGTATTCAACAATGAATGCCATAACCCAAAATGCTGTAACTGGCTTTACATTAGGAAAGAAACGCGCAAAAACAGAAGATGA atattttgatgatgatgatgagccACCCACACCAGCACTTGCATACATTCCTGCACCTGGCAGCCCTACATATAACATGATGAATTCTAGG aatgaagaagaagaagaagatccTCTAGATGCATATATGGCAGGTCTTGAACAGCAGGCTGCTAAGGATTTAAAGACCAGCAAAGAGAATGAAGCCAGTGGTAAGGAGGACAGTGGCAGAGGGACAAGAGGGGACATTGATGAAATGGATGATGAAGAGAGCTACTATAA atatatgGAGGATAATCCATTGACTGCAGCTGATGATGGTTCAGATGTAGAAATCGAGTATGATGAAGATGGCAACCCTCTACCTCCACCAAAGAAAAAGTTTATTGATCCACTACCACCAATCGACCATTCTGAAATAGAGTATGAACCATTTGAGAAAAACTTCTACACCCCTCATGAGGAAATTGAAAAGTTAACACATGTGCAAGTTgaagaattaaaaaagaatttagGTGTTAAG ATAACGGGGCCAGAACCACCAAAACCAGTGAGCAGCTTTGCTCACTTGTGTTTTGATGAACAACTGATGAAGGCAATACGTCGCTCAGAGTACACACAGCCTACTCCCGTGCAGGCTGCAGGCATCCCAGCAGCACTGTCTGGAAGAGACATAATTG GTATTGCACGGACTGGGTCTGGTAAGACGGCAGCATTCATCTGGCCACTCCTCATCCACATCATGGACCAGAAGGAAATATCTCCAGGGGATGGGCCCATTGGTCTCATCTTAGCGCCAACAAGAGAACTCGCACAACAG aTATACATGGAGACGAAGAGATTCGGCAAAGTGTACAACATTAGATGTGTGTGTTGCTACGGGGGTGGCTCTAAGTGGGAACAGACCAAAGCATTAGAGG gtGGTGCAGAGATAATAGTGGGGACTCCTGGCAGAGTCATCGACTTGATCAAATGTAAAGCCACCAACTTGAAGAGAGTTACCTACCTGGTCCTTGATGAGGCTGATAGAATGTTTGATATGGGCTTTG AGCCCCAAGTTCGATCAATATGCAACCACGTGAGGCCAGACCGACAAGCGCTGCTGTTCTCTGCGACGTTTCCGCGCCGCGTGGAGAAGCTGGCCCGTGATGCCTTGCACGACCCCGTGCGAGTGCAGCACGGGGCCGCGGGTGAGGCGAGCCAGCTGGTGACACAGCACGTCAG GATATTCAACAAGCCGGAAGAAAAATGGTCGTGGCTGTTACAGAACTTGGTCGAGTTTCTTTCTGCGGGAAGTGTTCTCATATTTGTAACCAAAAAG CTCGAGGCTGAACAGACGGCAGCGAATCTTGGCGTACAACAATACGACGCTCTGTTATTGCACGGTGACATGGATCAAGCTGACAGGAACCAGGTGATCACTTCCTTCAAGCGACAAGAACATAATATACTCGTCGCAACTGATGTTGCAG CTCGCGGGCTGGACATTCCTCACATTCGCACCGTCATCAACTACACGCTCGCGCGAGACATTGACACGCACACGCACCGCATCGGCCGCACGGGCCGCGCCGGCGTGCCCGGAGACGCGCACACTCTCCTCTCCAGGGACAAGGACAAGGAGTTCGCCGGACATTTGGTGCGCAACCTGGAGGGAGCGCAGCAG GAAGTACCAGAGGATCTGATGCACTTGGCGATGCAGTCCTCGTGGTTCCGCAAGTCCAGGTTCAAGAAAAGCAAGGGGAAGAACCTTAATGTTGGTGGTTGCGGTCTTGGGTAA
- the LOC126978453 gene encoding partner of Y14 and mago, whose product MATTAYERDADGSKFIPATQRPDGTWRKPRRVKDGYVPQEEIPLYESKGKQFKSRQNTGLPVGLPPEIAAEARKSKKGSNCTQPIPGMIINVEKKKKKKKSGAEEITDKLLKCGISEPTFNNDLSSSTVQSDPVKKLKNLRKKLRDIETLEEKIKIGTLTNPDKDQKEKMSKKNDIIEAIQELEKLSSV is encoded by the exons ATGGCTACAACCGCGTATGAACGTGATGCAGATG GAAGTAAATTTATACCAGCGACTCAGCGGCCAGATGGTACGTGGCGTAAGCCTAGACGAGTAAAAGATGGTTATGTACCTCAAGAAGAAATACCCCTCTATGAGAGCAAAGGAAAACAGTTCAAATCGAGACAAAACACTGGATTACCGGTTGGATTGCCTCCAGAAATAGCAGCTGAGGCAAGAAAATCTAAAAAAGGTTCCAATTGTACTCAGCCAATACCAGGCATGATTATCAATGTtgagaagaaaaaaaagaagaagaaatctG ggGCAGAGGAAATTACAGATAAACTTTTGAAATGTGGAATAAGTGAACCTACATTTAATAATGATCTATCAAGTAGTACAGTTCAATCTGATCctgtaaaaaaattgaaaaacctAAGGAAAAAACTGAGAGACATTGAAACTCTTGAAGAAAAGATTAAAATTGGAACTTTAACAAATCCTGACAAGGatcagaaagaaaaaatgtcgAAGAAAAATGACATTATTGAAGCAATACAAGAATTAGAAAAACTCTCTAGTGTGTAg
- the LOC126979593 gene encoding ATP-dependent RNA helicase DDX42 isoform X1, with protein sequence MSYNSGGSSGKGLGFAGFTMPKRNPSNISLHAVPPPTAMNAVPPPNSGLSKQGYSTMNAITQNAVTGFTLGKKRAKTEDEYFDDDDEPPTPALAYIPAPGSPTYNMMNSRNEEEEEDPLDAYMAGLEQQAAKDLKTSKENEASGKEDSGRGTRGDIDEMDDEESYYKYMEDNPLTAADDGSDVEIEYDEDGNPLPPPKKKFIDPLPPIDHSEIEYEPFEKNFYTPHEEIEKLTHVQVEELKKNLGVKITGPEPPKPVSSFAHLCFDEQLMKAIRRSEYTQPTPVQAAGIPAALSGRDIIGIARTGSGKTAAFIWPLLIHIMDQKEISPGDGPIGLILAPTRELAQQIYMETKRFGKVYNIRCVCCYGGGSKWEQTKALEGGAEIIVGTPGRVIDLIKCKATNLKRVTYLVLDEADRMFDMGFEPQVRSICNHVRPDRQALLFSATFPRRVEKLARDALHDPVRVQHGAAGEASQLVTQHVRIFNKPEEKWSWLLQNLVEFLSAGSVLIFVTKKLEAEQTAANLGVQQYDALLLHGDMDQADRNQVITSFKRQEHNILVATDVAARGLDIPHIRTVINYTLARDIDTHTHRIGRTGRAGVPGDAHTLLSRDKDKEFAGHLVRNLEGAQQEVPEDLMHLAMQSSWFRKSRFKKSKGKNLNVGGCGLGYKERPGLPNVSEEPLVSAPSGPATDRLATLKQAFRSQYDKFTASSDHSWEQTRPALQPGVNAPAAELDNPPERVRKSGKKSRWE encoded by the exons ATGAGTTATAATTCGGGTGGGAGCAGCGGCAAAGGACTTGGATTCGCTGGGTTTACGATGCCAAAACGAAATCCTTCCAATATTTCTTTACATGCTGTACCACCTCCGACGGCTATGAACGCTGTACCACCTCCGAATTCAGGGTTGTCGAAGCAGGGGTATTCAACAATGAATGCCATAACCCAAAATGCTGTAACTGGCTTTACATTAGGAAAGAAACGCGCAAAAACAGAAGATGA atattttgatgatgatgatgagccACCCACACCAGCACTTGCATACATTCCTGCACCTGGCAGCCCTACATATAACATGATGAATTCTAGG aatgaagaagaagaagaagatccTCTAGATGCATATATGGCAGGTCTTGAACAGCAGGCTGCTAAGGATTTAAAGACCAGCAAAGAGAATGAAGCCAGTGGTAAGGAGGACAGTGGCAGAGGGACAAGAGGGGACATTGATGAAATGGATGATGAAGAGAGCTACTATAA atatatgGAGGATAATCCATTGACTGCAGCTGATGATGGTTCAGATGTAGAAATCGAGTATGATGAAGATGGCAACCCTCTACCTCCACCAAAGAAAAAGTTTATTGATCCACTACCACCAATCGACCATTCTGAAATAGAGTATGAACCATTTGAGAAAAACTTCTACACCCCTCATGAGGAAATTGAAAAGTTAACACATGTGCAAGTTgaagaattaaaaaagaatttagGTGTTAAG ATAACGGGGCCAGAACCACCAAAACCAGTGAGCAGCTTTGCTCACTTGTGTTTTGATGAACAACTGATGAAGGCAATACGTCGCTCAGAGTACACACAGCCTACTCCCGTGCAGGCTGCAGGCATCCCAGCAGCACTGTCTGGAAGAGACATAATTG GTATTGCACGGACTGGGTCTGGTAAGACGGCAGCATTCATCTGGCCACTCCTCATCCACATCATGGACCAGAAGGAAATATCTCCAGGGGATGGGCCCATTGGTCTCATCTTAGCGCCAACAAGAGAACTCGCACAACAG aTATACATGGAGACGAAGAGATTCGGCAAAGTGTACAACATTAGATGTGTGTGTTGCTACGGGGGTGGCTCTAAGTGGGAACAGACCAAAGCATTAGAGG gtGGTGCAGAGATAATAGTGGGGACTCCTGGCAGAGTCATCGACTTGATCAAATGTAAAGCCACCAACTTGAAGAGAGTTACCTACCTGGTCCTTGATGAGGCTGATAGAATGTTTGATATGGGCTTTG AGCCCCAAGTTCGATCAATATGCAACCACGTGAGGCCAGACCGACAAGCGCTGCTGTTCTCTGCGACGTTTCCGCGCCGCGTGGAGAAGCTGGCCCGTGATGCCTTGCACGACCCCGTGCGAGTGCAGCACGGGGCCGCGGGTGAGGCGAGCCAGCTGGTGACACAGCACGTCAG GATATTCAACAAGCCGGAAGAAAAATGGTCGTGGCTGTTACAGAACTTGGTCGAGTTTCTTTCTGCGGGAAGTGTTCTCATATTTGTAACCAAAAAG CTCGAGGCTGAACAGACGGCAGCGAATCTTGGCGTACAACAATACGACGCTCTGTTATTGCACGGTGACATGGATCAAGCTGACAGGAACCAGGTGATCACTTCCTTCAAGCGACAAGAACATAATATACTCGTCGCAACTGATGTTGCAG CTCGCGGGCTGGACATTCCTCACATTCGCACCGTCATCAACTACACGCTCGCGCGAGACATTGACACGCACACGCACCGCATCGGCCGCACGGGCCGCGCCGGCGTGCCCGGAGACGCGCACACTCTCCTCTCCAGGGACAAGGACAAGGAGTTCGCCGGACATTTGGTGCGCAACCTGGAGGGAGCGCAGCAG GAAGTACCAGAGGATCTGATGCACTTGGCGATGCAGTCCTCGTGGTTCCGCAAGTCCAGGTTCAAGAAAAGCAAGGGGAAGAACCTTAATGTTGGTGGTTGCGGTCTTGG GTATAAGGAGCGACCAGGTTTACCTAACGTGAGCGAGGAGCCGCTCGTAAGCGCGCCGAGCGGGCCAGCCACGGATCGACTCGCCACGCTCAAACAGGCCTTCCGGTCGCAGTATGACAAG TTTACAGCATCCTCGGACCACTCATGGGAGCAAACGAGACCTGCCCTTCAGCCCGGGGTGAACGCGCCCGCCGCAGAGCTAGACAATCCACCGGAAAGAGTACGAAAGAGTGGCAAGAAAAGTCGTTGGGAGTAG